In Planifilum fulgidum, a single genomic region encodes these proteins:
- a CDS encoding SgrR family transcriptional regulator, protein MNSIEHFLELRLHFQKVETHRSFEVSLEELAEILNCSTRNVRRLLKNMEKEGLVFWKPGGGRGRRSRLYFRCSLKKALLSHMEDLLRRGRYREAVDWIKREGLPAEVRDACFRKLLLEFSFPRIDWTDCIRMMEQSSGRFKPVLISSASGKWMIVEDGRSPAATPGRTRFSRMIKR, encoded by the coding sequence ATGAATTCGATCGAGCACTTCCTCGAATTGCGGTTGCACTTTCAAAAGGTGGAGACCCACCGGTCCTTCGAGGTAAGTTTGGAGGAACTGGCCGAGATCCTGAACTGTTCCACGCGCAACGTGAGGCGGTTGCTGAAAAATATGGAAAAGGAAGGGCTTGTTTTCTGGAAACCCGGTGGGGGAAGGGGAAGGCGATCGAGGCTGTACTTCAGGTGTTCCCTGAAAAAGGCCCTTTTGTCCCACATGGAGGATCTGCTCAGACGGGGAAGGTACAGGGAAGCGGTGGACTGGATCAAGCGGGAGGGACTGCCCGCCGAGGTTCGCGATGCCTGTTTTCGAAAGTTGCTGTTGGAGTTCAGTTTTCCCCGCATAGACTGGACCGATTGCATCCGCATGATGGAACAATCTTCGGGAAGGTTCAAACCGGTTCTCATTTCATCCGCCTCCGGCAAATGGATGATCGTGGAAGACGGAAGGAGCCCGGCGGCGACTCCGGGCAGAACCCGTTTTTCCCGGATGATTAAGCGTTAA